The following proteins are encoded in a genomic region of Deltaproteobacteria bacterium:
- a CDS encoding MBL fold metallo-hydrolase yields the protein MDKEDKGITRRQWIQTSSRLALAGLLPGELLAQAKEKPAPSKKTGTRLILLGNGGGPRPNKMRAQSAWVVMINDVPYVVDCGGGVSRQMVFANIPLKSLRYIFITHHHSDHNLEYGSLMYNAWVTGFKGRIDTYGPPPIEKITSLFLEMNAYDINIRIPDEGRPPLKPMIFVHEFSKGGLVMENDQVKVTAALVNHPPVVPAFAYRFDSPDRSIVFSGDTTPCDNLIKLAQGADILVHEVIHKPSLARLLARIPNADRLLEHIVASHTTHVDVGKVAKEAGVKTLVLTHFVPVDDPTEKEEMWIEGARTHFDGKIIVGKDLLEI from the coding sequence TTCCAGACTGGCCCTGGCCGGACTTCTGCCCGGCGAACTTCTGGCCCAGGCCAAGGAGAAGCCTGCCCCGTCCAAGAAAACCGGAACCCGGTTAATCCTGCTTGGCAACGGCGGCGGACCCAGGCCGAATAAGATGCGGGCCCAGTCGGCCTGGGTGGTCATGATCAATGATGTTCCCTATGTGGTGGATTGCGGCGGCGGGGTGAGCCGTCAAATGGTTTTTGCCAATATCCCTCTGAAGTCCCTCCGATATATTTTCATCACCCATCATCATTCGGACCATAACCTGGAATACGGAAGCCTGATGTACAACGCCTGGGTTACCGGCTTTAAAGGTCGGATCGATACTTACGGGCCTCCCCCGATTGAAAAGATCACCAGTCTTTTCTTGGAAATGAATGCCTATGATATCAACATCCGCATTCCTGATGAAGGCCGGCCTCCTCTCAAGCCCATGATCTTTGTCCACGAGTTCAGCAAGGGAGGGCTGGTCATGGAAAACGACCAGGTAAAGGTAACCGCCGCATTGGTGAATCACCCTCCGGTGGTACCGGCCTTTGCCTACCGGTTTGACTCCCCGGACCGATCCATTGTCTTCTCCGGGGATACCACTCCCTGCGACAATCTGATTAAATTAGCTCAAGGGGCCGACATCCTGGTCCATGAAGTCATCCACAAGCCTTCGCTGGCCCGTTTGCTGGCCCGTATCCCCAATGCCGACCGTCTGCTGGAACATATCGTCGCCTCGCATACTACCCATGTGGATGTGGGTAAGGTGGCCAAAGAGGCCGGGGTAAAGACTCTGGTGCTTACCCATTTTGTCCCTGTCGATGATCCCACTGAAAAAGAGGAGATGTGGATAGAGGGGGCCCGGACCCACTTCGACGGTAAGATTATTGTCGGCAAAGACCTATTGGAGATATGA
- a CDS encoding phosphoenolpyruvate-utilizing protein: MKVYDVVPGLEFDPERDFAQSPAWFLDGTHSVPPWTPMFGWFWINFCRHGMQYGAEKLSLPTVKGWDWRFHNGGGYLTLLLVHSEEEKQRREAEFRKAILPFIENYDGLWGGFIKEILGRYEKLKALDLDKASNIELLDNFEETINTCRRMWEIHMYMMYGTYTAYILFENMCREMAGIDDTSPLFHNLVSGFDNKVFQVDRRLWEFSKKAREDGLADLFLETKPLEIQGRLQESLKGRDFMKDFMAFMNEDGWRMQRMSEMNLPTWVEDPTPALVNVKQFLQKGGGFNLEEERGKISRQRQEAEKVVLAKIPQEQRGWFERLMVLAQKSGVFSEEHDHYLDLYTHAMMRRSALGLGRRFAQKETINDADDIFFLIPDEVRRAGINPDQFNLRYIVDRRKAEWQEWQKTPNPPAFLKEGFDLDMAMGVLVQSMDPIALKVVVGSMPQVRPELKADLYGTCGSPGVAEGPARVILNEDELHLVEQGDILVAASTSPSWTPVFSMIKGVVVDRGASLSHAAIVGREYGIPVVMNVFEGTAKIKSGQRIKVDANMGAVFILDK; encoded by the coding sequence ATGAAAGTGTATGATGTCGTCCCCGGTTTGGAATTTGACCCAGAAAGAGATTTTGCCCAATCGCCCGCCTGGTTTCTGGATGGCACCCATTCCGTCCCGCCCTGGACCCCCATGTTTGGTTGGTTTTGGATCAACTTCTGCCGCCACGGTATGCAATACGGGGCGGAGAAGTTGAGCCTGCCGACGGTCAAGGGTTGGGATTGGCGTTTCCATAATGGGGGTGGATACCTGACCTTGCTGCTGGTCCACAGCGAGGAGGAAAAACAAAGGCGGGAAGCGGAATTCCGTAAGGCCATTCTCCCCTTTATCGAAAATTATGATGGATTATGGGGAGGATTTATTAAGGAGATTTTGGGGCGTTATGAAAAACTGAAGGCCCTGGATCTGGACAAGGCTTCCAACATCGAACTCCTGGACAATTTTGAAGAGACCATCAACACCTGCCGGCGCATGTGGGAAATCCACATGTATATGATGTATGGAACTTATACGGCCTATATCCTTTTTGAAAATATGTGTCGGGAAATGGCCGGAATCGACGATACCTCGCCGCTCTTTCATAATCTGGTCTCTGGCTTTGACAATAAGGTCTTCCAGGTGGATCGACGCCTCTGGGAGTTTTCCAAAAAGGCCCGGGAAGATGGATTGGCCGATCTCTTCCTGGAAACCAAACCCCTTGAAATTCAGGGCCGTCTTCAGGAATCACTCAAGGGCCGGGATTTTATGAAAGACTTCATGGCCTTCATGAACGAAGATGGCTGGCGTATGCAACGCATGTCCGAAATGAATCTGCCGACCTGGGTGGAAGACCCGACCCCGGCTTTGGTCAACGTCAAACAGTTTCTCCAAAAAGGGGGCGGCTTTAACCTCGAAGAAGAAAGGGGAAAAATTTCCCGACAGCGCCAAGAGGCGGAAAAGGTGGTTTTGGCCAAGATTCCCCAGGAGCAACGGGGCTGGTTTGAACGCTTGATGGTCCTGGCCCAGAAGAGCGGGGTCTTCAGCGAAGAACATGATCATTATCTGGACCTGTATACCCATGCCATGATGCGGCGCAGTGCCTTGGGTCTGGGCCGGCGTTTTGCCCAGAAAGAGACCATCAACGATGCCGACGATATCTTTTTTCTCATCCCGGATGAGGTTCGTCGGGCCGGAATCAATCCTGATCAGTTTAATCTGCGCTATATTGTGGACCGGCGAAAAGCCGAGTGGCAGGAATGGCAAAAAACCCCCAACCCCCCGGCCTTCTTAAAAGAGGGTTTTGATCTGGATATGGCCATGGGGGTCCTGGTCCAATCGATGGACCCCATTGCCCTGAAGGTCGTCGTCGGTTCCATGCCCCAGGTCCGTCCGGAACTCAAGGCCGATCTGTACGGGACCTGCGGTTCCCCCGGAGTGGCCGAAGGCCCGGCCAGGGTTATCTTGAACGAAGATGAACTCCATTTGGTCGAACAAGGAGACATCCTGGTGGCGGCCAGTACCTCACCCAGTTGGACCCCGGTCTTTTCTATGATCAAGGGCGTGGTGGTCGACCGCGGGGCCAGTCTCTCCCATGCAGCCATTGTCGGCAGGGAGTATGGGATCCCGGTGGTCATGAACGTCTTTGAGGGCACGGCCAAGATCAAGTCGGGTCAGCGGATCAAGGTGGATGCCAATATGGGGGCCGTGTTTATTTTAGACAAATAA
- a CDS encoding sigma-54-dependent Fis family transcriptional regulator, translated as MRKLMIMGGSPAFQERLSRFFKGRYEVKITDSGEEGLSLLRVFKPPMVLLAAYLPDRIGLEILKHLQQELPQSKTILFSTHQDMNTTIQAMKLGAYDYVQEDVELEELDRKIQKALRVLILNEKIPPLKEPESFSSPGFTLIGQSKAMRDIYKFIGLIANTTASVGIRGETGTGKKLMAQVIHQNSPHREGPFVTVDCTTIVETLSESTLYGHEKGSFTGAIESHRGLFETAAEGTIFLDEIADLPLSMQGKLLRFLQDKEYHRIGGTSQKKSNARIIVATNRDLYQAIAQGKFRKDLYYRLKVLTAYIPPLRERREDIPLLIQHFLHKFNRDHHTGVLKIEDRAVQLLIDYDWPGNVRELENLLTLACILGKEEVILEETVKEILNRSQRLPHDRPPVSSLGEAEEEIIKKALKTAQGNLTQAAKLLKISRPTLRTKIQKFQLSV; from the coding sequence ATGCGGAAACTGATGATCATGGGGGGGAGTCCTGCTTTTCAGGAAAGGCTTTCCCGTTTTTTTAAGGGCCGCTACGAGGTTAAAATAACCGACTCGGGGGAAGAGGGGTTGTCCTTGCTTCGGGTCTTCAAGCCCCCCATGGTTTTATTGGCTGCTTATTTACCCGATAGGATCGGGCTGGAAATTCTTAAACACCTTCAACAGGAATTACCTCAATCCAAGACCATCCTCTTTTCCACCCATCAGGATATGAATACGACCATTCAGGCCATGAAATTGGGGGCCTACGATTATGTCCAGGAAGATGTCGAGCTCGAAGAGCTGGATCGCAAAATACAAAAGGCCCTTCGGGTCCTGATTTTAAACGAAAAAATTCCTCCCCTGAAAGAACCGGAGTCCTTTTCCTCACCCGGTTTCACTTTAATCGGCCAGAGCAAGGCCATGCGGGACATCTATAAATTTATCGGGCTGATCGCCAATACGACCGCCTCGGTCGGCATTCGGGGAGAGACGGGAACGGGGAAGAAACTGATGGCCCAGGTGATCCATCAAAACAGCCCCCACCGGGAAGGCCCCTTTGTCACTGTGGATTGCACCACCATCGTCGAGACCCTCTCGGAAAGTACCCTTTACGGTCACGAAAAAGGATCCTTTACCGGGGCGATTGAAAGTCATCGCGGCTTGTTTGAAACGGCCGCCGAGGGAACCATCTTCCTGGATGAGATCGCCGATCTTCCCCTTTCGATGCAGGGCAAACTCTTGCGTTTTCTGCAGGACAAAGAATATCACCGTATCGGCGGGACTTCTCAAAAAAAATCCAATGCCCGGATCATCGTGGCCACCAACCGGGACCTCTATCAGGCCATCGCCCAGGGAAAATTCAGGAAAGACCTCTATTACCGGCTTAAAGTCCTGACCGCTTATATCCCGCCGCTGCGGGAACGTCGTGAAGATATCCCTTTGTTGATCCAGCACTTCCTGCACAAATTCAATCGCGACCATCATACCGGCGTTTTAAAGATCGAGGACCGGGCGGTTCAATTGTTGATCGATTATGATTGGCCGGGAAATGTGCGGGAATTGGAAAATCTCCTGACCCTGGCCTGCATCCTGGGCAAGGAAGAGGTCATTCTGGAAGAAACGGTCAAAGAGATTCTCAACCGCAGCCAACGCCTTCCTCATGATCGACCGCCTGTTTCCTCCCTGGGCGAAGCCGAAGAGGAAATTATAAAAAAGGCTTTAAAAACAGCGCAAGGCAACCTGACCCAGGCCGCCAAATTGTTAAAAATTTCCCGGCCTACTTTGAGGACTAAAATTCAAAAGTTTCAACTTTCGGTTTAA
- a CDS encoding 3-oxoacyl-ACP reductase FabG — MRLTGKVALVTGAAKGLGRAFCLSLAREGARIMAVTRKDLDNLEKTVKMIRAMGGEAEMLQADVALEPDTKAMAEETINKFGRIDILLNNAAIYDGIKRKPFFEIDLKEWDLVMNVNVKGAFLSTRAVFPFMKDQGYGKIINLASEVFFTGSNGFAHYVASKGGIIGLTRALAVELGPHNICINCIAPGFTDTEASRGIADVTKYDVSKTPLKRLERPEDLVGAAIFLAASESDFMTGQTLLIDGGRAMH; from the coding sequence ATGCGTTTGACTGGTAAAGTTGCACTGGTTACCGGCGCGGCCAAGGGCTTGGGCCGGGCCTTTTGTTTGAGTTTGGCTCGGGAAGGTGCCCGGATTATGGCCGTGACCCGTAAGGACCTGGACAACCTGGAGAAAACGGTCAAAATGATCCGCGCTATGGGCGGGGAAGCCGAAATGCTTCAAGCCGATGTGGCTTTGGAGCCGGATACCAAGGCCATGGCGGAGGAAACGATTAATAAATTCGGCCGCATCGATATCCTGCTCAATAATGCGGCCATTTATGACGGGATCAAACGAAAACCTTTTTTTGAGATTGACCTTAAGGAATGGGATTTGGTCATGAACGTGAATGTCAAAGGGGCCTTTTTATCCACCCGGGCCGTTTTCCCGTTCATGAAGGATCAGGGATATGGAAAGATCATCAATCTGGCCTCGGAAGTCTTTTTTACCGGTTCCAACGGTTTTGCCCATTACGTGGCCTCCAAGGGGGGTATCATCGGTCTGACCCGGGCACTGGCCGTGGAATTAGGACCCCATAATATCTGTATCAATTGCATCGCCCCGGGGTTCACCGATACCGAAGCCAGCCGGGGTATCGCCGATGTCACTAAATATGATGTTTCCAAGACCCCGTTAAAGAGATTGGAAAGGCCGGAAGACCTGGTGGGGGCCGCCATTTTCCTGGCTGCTTCGGAAAGTGATTTTATGACCGGGCAGACGCTGTTGATCGATGGAGGCCGGGCCATGCATTAA
- a CDS encoding phosphohydrolase → MEWSEFTAELFRLAEPYLAVRNDLPHAQISYQYSLKLLSAEGGNRRIVEPAVILHDVGWSKLTPEQIKIAFGVRAGGEEADRLNRIHEVEGAIIAGHLLQGLDYDPIFIKQITLMIGRHDSGNDPESLEEKILKDSDKLWRFSGIGFWNEMERQGLDSLELYRFLEKRRPAWFFLPAALVLAEEALKVRAREIADRSGSFVP, encoded by the coding sequence ATGGAATGGTCTGAGTTTACTGCAGAGCTTTTTCGATTAGCCGAACCCTACCTGGCTGTTCGGAACGACCTTCCTCATGCTCAAATTTCTTATCAATATTCCCTTAAGTTATTGAGCGCCGAAGGAGGGAACCGGCGGATCGTTGAACCTGCCGTCATTCTCCATGATGTGGGCTGGTCTAAACTTACCCCTGAACAGATCAAAATAGCCTTCGGGGTCCGGGCCGGCGGGGAGGAAGCCGACAGGCTTAACCGCATCCATGAAGTCGAAGGTGCGATCATTGCCGGCCATCTGTTACAAGGCCTGGACTATGATCCAATTTTTATCAAACAGATCACTCTCATGATCGGCCGTCATGATTCCGGAAACGATCCTGAATCCCTGGAGGAAAAAATTCTCAAGGATTCGGATAAACTCTGGCGTTTTTCGGGCATTGGTTTCTGGAATGAGATGGAAAGACAGGGCCTGGATTCCCTTGAACTGTACCGTTTTCTTGAGAAGCGCCGCCCGGCCTGGTTTTTTTTACCTGCCGCTCTGGTCCTGGCAGAAGAAGCACTGAAGGTCCGGGCCCGGGAGATTGCCGATCGATCCGGTTCCTTCGTCCCTTGA